In Gemmatimonadota bacterium, the following proteins share a genomic window:
- a CDS encoding serine hydroxymethyltransferase: MDSLKKTDPAVFDSIISEARRQADGLELIASENFVSEAVLEAMGTVMTNKYAEGLPSKRYYGGCEFVDVAEDLARDRAQRLFGAEHVNVQPHSGAQANMAAYFSFLEAGDKILGMNLSHGGHLTHGSPVNFSGRLFEVVAYGVREEDGRIDYDELRDQAHAERPKMIIAGASAYPRTIDFAAFSEIAREVDARFLVDMAHIAGLVATGHHPTPIPHADVVTTTTHKTLRGPRGGLIFCRAEHAKAIDKSVFPFMQGGPLMHVIAAKAVALLEALQPEFSDYSEQIVANAKALGEGLVERGFHLVSGGTDTHLLLVDLRPSHDELTGKEAEAALEASGITVNKNTVPGETRSPFVTSGLRIGTPALTSRGMKESEMAQIAAWIAYVLEAPSDEDRIAGVRGEVRDLCTAFPLYVGLAGR; encoded by the coding sequence ATGGACAGCCTGAAGAAGACCGACCCAGCCGTCTTCGACTCGATCATCTCCGAGGCCCGGCGGCAGGCCGACGGCTTGGAGCTCATCGCGAGCGAGAACTTCGTCTCGGAGGCCGTGCTTGAGGCGATGGGCACCGTGATGACGAACAAGTATGCGGAGGGTCTGCCATCGAAGCGGTACTACGGCGGCTGCGAATTCGTCGACGTCGCCGAGGATTTGGCCCGCGACCGAGCCCAACGGCTGTTCGGTGCGGAGCATGTCAACGTGCAGCCGCACTCGGGCGCGCAGGCCAACATGGCGGCGTACTTCTCTTTCCTGGAGGCCGGGGACAAGATCCTGGGGATGAACCTCAGTCACGGCGGTCATCTCACGCACGGCTCGCCGGTGAACTTCAGCGGCCGCCTCTTCGAGGTTGTCGCGTACGGAGTACGGGAAGAGGACGGGCGCATCGACTACGATGAGCTTCGAGACCAGGCGCACGCCGAGCGTCCGAAGATGATCATTGCCGGGGCGAGCGCGTACCCGCGCACGATCGACTTCGCCGCCTTCTCGGAAATCGCGCGGGAAGTCGACGCACGCTTCCTGGTCGACATGGCGCACATCGCAGGTCTCGTGGCGACGGGACACCACCCCACGCCGATTCCGCACGCCGACGTCGTGACCACCACGACGCACAAAACGCTGCGGGGCCCCCGCGGCGGCCTGATCTTTTGCCGCGCAGAGCACGCCAAGGCGATCGACAAGTCGGTCTTCCCGTTCATGCAGGGCGGTCCCCTCATGCACGTGATCGCGGCTAAGGCGGTGGCCTTGCTCGAAGCGCTGCAGCCTGAATTCAGCGACTACTCCGAGCAGATCGTCGCCAACGCGAAGGCGCTGGGAGAAGGCCTCGTGGAGCGGGGCTTTCACCTCGTCAGCGGAGGCACGGACACCCACCTATTACTCGTGGATCTCCGGCCGAGCCACGACGAGCTGACGGGCAAGGAAGCCGAGGCGGCGCTCGAGGCTTCCGGAATCACCGTGAACAAGAACACGGTACCCGGGGAGACACGTTCACCGTTCGTGACGTCCGGCCTTCGCATCGGAACGCCGGCGCTCACCTCCCGTGGCATGAAGGAAAGCGAGATGGCGCAGATCGCGGCTTGGATCGCGTACGTTCTGG
- a CDS encoding Glu/Leu/Phe/Val dehydrogenase codes for MDIFDLMSEKKHEQLVFWNDPDLGYRGIIAIHDTTMGPALGGTRYWNYENDRDAVIDALRLSRGMTYKAAIAGLNLGGGKSVIWGDNRLADREMIFRAHGRAVDSLHGRYITAEDVGTSPDDMEYISMETEYVVGRHGRSGDPSPVTAYGVYRGIKACAAIKYGDDSLAGRHVAVQGLGHVGYYLCEDLAQEGARLTVADIDPERVARVTEEFGAKAVAADDIYAVDADIFAPCALGAVVNDDTIDLLQVDIVAGAANNQLARGPIHGPALHERGILYAPDYVINAGGLINVYGELNDWTADRSKWKAGEIYGTLLRIFELARTDGIPPHVAANKVAEARILEARHLQRTFRT; via the coding sequence ATGGACATATTCGACTTGATGTCAGAGAAGAAGCACGAGCAGCTCGTGTTCTGGAACGATCCCGACCTCGGATATAGAGGCATCATCGCGATCCACGATACCACCATGGGACCGGCGCTGGGCGGAACCCGCTACTGGAACTACGAGAACGATCGAGACGCGGTCATCGACGCGCTCCGGCTCTCGCGAGGGATGACGTACAAGGCAGCGATCGCCGGGCTCAACCTCGGCGGTGGCAAGTCGGTCATCTGGGGGGACAACCGCCTGGCAGACCGGGAGATGATCTTCCGAGCGCACGGCCGTGCGGTCGACTCGCTGCACGGCCGCTACATCACCGCCGAAGACGTGGGGACGTCGCCGGACGACATGGAATACATCAGCATGGAGACCGAATACGTGGTCGGCCGGCACGGACGCTCGGGCGATCCGTCTCCGGTTACCGCGTACGGGGTGTACCGTGGCATCAAGGCGTGTGCAGCGATCAAGTACGGAGACGATTCCTTGGCCGGTCGTCACGTCGCGGTGCAGGGCCTCGGCCATGTCGGCTACTACCTGTGCGAGGATTTGGCGCAGGAAGGCGCCAGGCTCACGGTCGCCGACATCGATCCGGAGCGCGTGGCGCGGGTCACCGAGGAGTTCGGGGCCAAGGCAGTTGCCGCGGACGACATCTATGCCGTCGATGCCGACATCTTCGCCCCCTGCGCTTTGGGCGCGGTCGTCAATGACGACACGATCGACTTGCTCCAAGTCGACATCGTCGCGGGAGCCGCAAACAACCAGTTGGCACGCGGGCCGATTCACGGGCCGGCGCTCCACGAGCGGGGCATTCTGTACGCGCCCGACTACGTGATCAATGCCGGTGGACTCATCAACGTATATGGAGAGCTGAACGACTGGACCGCGGATCGCAGCAAATGGAAGGCCGGGGAGATCTACGGCACGCTTCTCCGCATTTTCGAGCTTGCCAGGACCGACGGGATTCCTCCGCACGTGGCGGCCAACAAGGTTGCGGAGGCGCGCATCTTGGAGGCCAGGCATCTGCAACGGACATTCCGCACGTGA